The Bacteroidota bacterium genome contains the following window.
TCGAAGTACTGACCATCCGGCATTTCTAAAAATCGCTCAGTATGGTAATTCGGTGCAGGAACCACATACCCGTACCCATTGCCATCATTACCAACCATGACTATCCCCTTGCCATCGCCGGCCGCGCCATGGCACACTACACAATATATATTATAACGCTCCTGGCCACGCAACAATACATCACGTGTAACCGGAATCGGCATGGTCGTGACAGGTTCGCCCTTTGCGTTTATCCCGCGGAAAAACATCTCATCCTCATTTAAGAAACCACGCGCCACCGTACCAGCTACTGGAGGTCGCATTGACATCTGATTCTCAAAAAATGTGTTTTTCTGCTGTCCGATAAACTTGGGTTGCCGATCCATATTGGGGTTGATGTGGATCGGCGAATCATCAGATTGCATACCACGGCACCCTGTCAAGAGTAGGAGCAATGAGGTCAAAAGGGGTAAAGCAATTCGTTTCATCATTATTCTCGGGTAGACAACACAGGCTGTCCTACATTAATACTTCAGCTTCTTGCGGGCTCTGCGAGCCGTCAATGTCTTCTCCTTCAGATCCATCCGACGATGTACCACGATCATGTACAACCTCCAGGTTGGTACCACCAATCTCTTTAAGGAACGCTTGCGTCTTTTCCATATCAAACTTGTCATCTTCTGCTGCAATAAACAGGAAGAAAGCATCGTCTGATGCACGAGAGAAAGAGGAAGAATAGAACAAGGGATTGTAAGGGCGCGGCAAACCGTTCAACAACAACATGCCAATGACGGCAGCATAAGCAGAAAAGAGTACGGTAAGCTCAAACATAACCGGAATCGACGGTTCAAACGCAAAAAATGGTTTACCACTTATGTTTATCGGATAATCTACTTGCCCAGTCCACCACTGTAACCAAATTGCAAGTGACAGGCCGGTTATACCACCTAACAAACAGAAATACCCTACATTCGAGTTGCCAAGCCCCATGGCTTTGTCCATCCCGTGTACAGGGAATGGCGTGTGGGTATCAAATTTTTTGTACCCCGCTTTGTGTACATCTTCCGCTGCGTGCAATAACGCACCCGGATTGGGGTATTCGGCCAGAACGCCGTATACATCGTCCTTGATAGGCTCGTAAATACTCATCGAGGCTTTGGCGGAGCGAAGTAAGTTATTCAACATAATGCGCGTTGTTTAAAGGGCCCGATTAAAACGATCGTTGATATCTCAGGAATTTGGCGTGACGGTAGGTGCGGCAGTGCTGGCATGGCCGTCCCCATGATTGTCGTAAAAATGAGGATCAGCTTCAGGCATCACCCCTTTCACTTCTGAAATAGCCACCATCGGTACCCAGCGGAGGAACAAGAGGAAGAGGGTAAAGAAGAGACCAAATGTCCCGACAAAAGTGAGCACGTCCACAGCTGTTGGGGTGTAATAGTCCCAAGAGCTCGGCATGTAATCTCGGTGCAATGAAGTAACAGTAATTACAAAGCGCTCGAACCACATCCCGATGTTCACAACAATGGATGCGAAGAACATGAACGGGATGCTGCGGCGGATTTTCTTAATCCAGAAGAACTGCGGGAAAATCAGGTTACAGAACATCATTGTCCAGTAGGCCCAGGCATAAGGACCCGTTGCGCGGTTGATGAATGCGTACTGCTCATACCGCACACCTGAGTACCAGGCCATGAAGAATTCTGTGATGTAGGCAAAACCAACCATGGTACCTGTGAGCAAGATGATAATGTTCATCTTCTCGAGGTGGTTGATCGTGATTACATTTTCGAGGCTGTAGATTTTGCGTGCCACAACCATCAGCGTGACTACCATTGCAAACCCGGAGAAAATGGCGCCGGCAACGAAGTAAGGCGGGAAAATGGTTGTATGCCAGCCCGGAATCACCGAAACAGCAAAGTCAAACGAGACTACGGAGTGTACAGAGAGTACCAGCGGTGTAGCCAACGCGGCCAGCAGCAAATAGCTCTTCTCGTAGTTTCTCCAGTGACGGTTTGAACCGGTCCATCCGAGAGACAAGAAGCCCAATATCTTCTGGCGCCACACTTTCTTCGTGCGATCACGGAGTGTTGCAAGGTCAGGTACCAGCCCTACATACCAGAATACAAGCGAAACGAGGAAATAGCTCGATACCGCAAAAACGTCCCACAAGAGCGGGCTTTTGAACTGCGGCCACATCTCCATCTGGTTTGGAATAGGCAACATCCAGTATGCAGCCCAAACACGGCCTACGTGAATACCCGGAAAGACGAGGGCACACATGACCGCAAACAGGGTCATTGCCTCCGCGGCGCGGTTAATCGACGTACGCCACTTCTGCCTAAACAGGAAGAGAATCGCTGAAATCAGCGTACCGGCGTGACCAATACCAACCCAGAATACAAAGTTGACAATGGCCCAACCCCAGCCAACCGGGTTGTTTACACCCCAGACCCCGATACCATTCCAAAAAAGGTAGGCA
Protein-coding sequences here:
- the nrfD gene encoding NrfD/PsrC family molybdoenzyme membrane anchor subunit, whose protein sequence is MSNSTTDIDAMYSGDGFHSDPPLITGDLSFHDITEMVSKHAEKKTPFAWYVAFGISSSIAGLLLIMIAYLFWNGIGVWGVNNPVGWGWAIVNFVFWVGIGHAGTLISAILFLFRQKWRTSINRAAEAMTLFAVMCALVFPGIHVGRVWAAYWMLPIPNQMEMWPQFKSPLLWDVFAVSSYFLVSLVFWYVGLVPDLATLRDRTKKVWRQKILGFLSLGWTGSNRHWRNYEKSYLLLAALATPLVLSVHSVVSFDFAVSVIPGWHTTIFPPYFVAGAIFSGFAMVVTLMVVARKIYSLENVITINHLEKMNIIILLTGTMVGFAYITEFFMAWYSGVRYEQYAFINRATGPYAWAYWTMMFCNLIFPQFFWIKKIRRSIPFMFFASIVVNIGMWFERFVITVTSLHRDYMPSSWDYYTPTAVDVLTFVGTFGLFFTLFLLFLRWVPMVAISEVKGVMPEADPHFYDNHGDGHASTAAPTVTPNS
- a CDS encoding DUF3341 domain-containing protein, whose product is MLNNLLRSAKASMSIYEPIKDDVYGVLAEYPNPGALLHAAEDVHKAGYKKFDTHTPFPVHGMDKAMGLGNSNVGYFCLLGGITGLSLAIWLQWWTGQVDYPINISGKPFFAFEPSIPVMFELTVLFSAYAAVIGMLLLNGLPRPYNPLFYSSSFSRASDDAFFLFIAAEDDKFDMEKTQAFLKEIGGTNLEVVHDRGTSSDGSEGEDIDGSQSPQEAEVLM
- a CDS encoding cytochrome c, producing the protein MQSDDSPIHINPNMDRQPKFIGQQKNTFFENQMSMRPPVAGTVARGFLNEDEMFFRGINAKGEPVTTMPIPVTRDVLLRGQERYNIYCVVCHGAAGDGKGIVMVGNDGNGYGYVVPAPNYHTERFLEMPDGQYFDVISHGTPTGTMSGYATQIPVADRWAIVAYIRALQRSQNAAGSDLPQSELQRIEQERGITIN